In Humulus lupulus chromosome 6, drHumLupu1.1, whole genome shotgun sequence, a single genomic region encodes these proteins:
- the LOC133783504 gene encoding probable amino acid permease 7 isoform X4 — protein sequence MGGEGDEELSPFVESFSSFDNEDGAESNQLRKRNGTTWTAVAHIITGVIGAGVLSLAWSIAQLGWIADPHLGLDQYRCSSYMEAVRLYLGEKWQYVCGVFLHQGLYGCGIAYTITAASSIRAIQRSNCYHDKGHEAACSYGDIQHMLVFGSIQIVVSQIPDFHNMTWLSVMAAVMSFIYSFIGFGLGFAKVIENGTIKGSIAGVPASNMANKLWSAFQALGDIAFAYPYTVILLEIQDTLKSPPAESQTMKKASVIAVILTTFFYLCCGCFGYAAFGNDTPGNLLSGFELFEPYWLVDFANACIVLHLVGGYQMFSQPIFAVSERWLSKNYSNSGFVKNFYCLKLPLLPLVQLNPMRICCRTAYVVSTTGIAMMFPYFNQVLGVLGAIGFWPLTIYFPLEMYFVRNKTQPWTRQWLVLRMISFVCFLVSVVGVIGSLQGLVSSKLG from the exons ATGGGTGGGGAAGGAGATGAGGAGCTATCACCATTTGTGGAAAGCTTTTCTTCATTTGATAATGAAGATGGTGCTGAATCAAACCAGCTGCGCAAAAGAAATG GGACCACATGGACTGCAGTGGCACATATTATAACAGGAGTTATAGGAGCAGGAGTGTTATCACTCGCATGGAGTATAGCTCAGTTGGGATGGATTGCAG ATCCTCATTTGGGGCTTGACCAAtatcgttgttcttcttataTGGAAGCTGTCAGATTGTACTTAG GGGAGAAATGGCAATATGTGTGTGGAGTGTTTCTGCACCAAGGCTTGTATGGATGTGGGATTGCCTATACCATTACAGCTGCCAGCAGCATCAG AGCAATTCAGAGGTCAAACTGCTACCATGATAAGGGACATGAGGCTGCATGTTCATATGGAGATATTCAACACATGCTTGTATTTGGATCTATTCAGATTGTAGTGTCACAGATACCAGATTTCCATAACATGACATGGCTTTCTGTTATGGCTGCAGTTATGTCTTTCATCTACAGTTTTATTGGATTCGGACTTGGCTTCGCTAAAGTCATAG AGAATGGAACAATTAAAGGGAGCATAGCAGGGGTTCCAGCCTCAAATATGGCCAACAAATTATGGTCAGCCTTCCAAGCACTTGGGGATATCGCCTTTGCCTATCCATACACGGTTATTCTTCTTGAGATTCAG GATACATTGAAATCACCTCCAGCAGAAAGCCAGACCATGAAGAAGGCTTCAGTGATTGCAGTCATCTTGACAACCTTCTTCTATCTCTGCTGTGGTTGCTTCGGATATGCAGCCTTTGGAAATGACACCCCGGGAAACCTCTTATCAGGATTCGAGCTTTTTGAGCCTTACTGGCTCGTCGATTTTGCTAATGCTTGCATTGTTCTTCACTTGGTGGGAGGATATCAG ATGTTCAGTCAGCCAATATTTGCAGTAAGTGAAAGATGGCTCAGCAAAAACTACTCGAACAGCGGATTTGTGAAGAATTTCTACTGCTTGAAACTGCCATTGCTTCCACTCGTACAACTTAATCCGATGAGAATATGTTGTCGAACAGCTTATGTAGTGTCGACCACAGGAATTGCcatgatgtttccttatttcAACCAAGTTTTGGGAGTGTTAGGTGCCATTGGCTTTTGGCCTTTGACTATATATTTCCCATTGGAAATGTACTTTGTTCGAAACAAGACTCAACCTTGGACAAGACAATGGCTTGTTTTAAGGATGATTAGCTTTGTTTGCTTTCTTGTCTCAGTTGTTGGGGTCATTGGATCACTTCAAGGACTTGTAAGTTCAAAACTTGGTTAA
- the LOC133783504 gene encoding probable amino acid permease 7 isoform X2 — protein MGGEGDEELSPFVESFSSFDNEDGAESNQLRKRNGTTWTAVAHIITGVIGAGVLSLAWSIAQLGWIAGPLFILVFALITIVSADLLSDCYRYSDPHLGLDQYRCSSYMEAVRLYLGEKWQYVCGVFLHQGLYGCGIAYTITAASSIRAIQRSNCYHDKGHEAACSYGDIQHMLVFGSIQIVVSQIPDFHNMTWLSVMAAVMSFIYSFIGFGLGFAKVIENGTIKGSIAGVPASNMANKLWSAFQALGDIAFAYPYTVILLEIQDTLKSPPAESQTMKKASVIAVILTTFFYLCCGCFGYAAFGNDTPGNLLSGFELFEPYWLVDFANACIVLHLVGGYQMFSQPIFAVSERWLSKNYSNSGFVKNFYCLKLPLLPLVQLNPMRICCRTAYVVSTTGIAMMFPYFNQVLGVLGAIGFWPLTIYFPLEMYFVRNKTQPWTRQWLVLRMISFVCFLVSVVGVIGSLQGLVSG, from the exons ATGGGTGGGGAAGGAGATGAGGAGCTATCACCATTTGTGGAAAGCTTTTCTTCATTTGATAATGAAGATGGTGCTGAATCAAACCAGCTGCGCAAAAGAAATG GGACCACATGGACTGCAGTGGCACATATTATAACAGGAGTTATAGGAGCAGGAGTGTTATCACTCGCATGGAGTATAGCTCAGTTGGGATGGATTGCAGGTCCTTTGTTCATCTTAGTCTTTGCTCTCATCACCATTGTTTCTGCAGATCTTCTATCTGATTGTTACAGATACTCAGATCCTCATTTGGGGCTTGACCAAtatcgttgttcttcttataTGGAAGCTGTCAGATTGTACTTAG GGGAGAAATGGCAATATGTGTGTGGAGTGTTTCTGCACCAAGGCTTGTATGGATGTGGGATTGCCTATACCATTACAGCTGCCAGCAGCATCAG AGCAATTCAGAGGTCAAACTGCTACCATGATAAGGGACATGAGGCTGCATGTTCATATGGAGATATTCAACACATGCTTGTATTTGGATCTATTCAGATTGTAGTGTCACAGATACCAGATTTCCATAACATGACATGGCTTTCTGTTATGGCTGCAGTTATGTCTTTCATCTACAGTTTTATTGGATTCGGACTTGGCTTCGCTAAAGTCATAG AGAATGGAACAATTAAAGGGAGCATAGCAGGGGTTCCAGCCTCAAATATGGCCAACAAATTATGGTCAGCCTTCCAAGCACTTGGGGATATCGCCTTTGCCTATCCATACACGGTTATTCTTCTTGAGATTCAG GATACATTGAAATCACCTCCAGCAGAAAGCCAGACCATGAAGAAGGCTTCAGTGATTGCAGTCATCTTGACAACCTTCTTCTATCTCTGCTGTGGTTGCTTCGGATATGCAGCCTTTGGAAATGACACCCCGGGAAACCTCTTATCAGGATTCGAGCTTTTTGAGCCTTACTGGCTCGTCGATTTTGCTAATGCTTGCATTGTTCTTCACTTGGTGGGAGGATATCAG ATGTTCAGTCAGCCAATATTTGCAGTAAGTGAAAGATGGCTCAGCAAAAACTACTCGAACAGCGGATTTGTGAAGAATTTCTACTGCTTGAAACTGCCATTGCTTCCACTCGTACAACTTAATCCGATGAGAATATGTTGTCGAACAGCTTATGTAGTGTCGACCACAGGAATTGCcatgatgtttccttatttcAACCAAGTTTTGGGAGTGTTAGGTGCCATTGGCTTTTGGCCTTTGACTATATATTTCCCATTGGAAATGTACTTTGTTCGAAACAAGACTCAACCTTGGACAAGACAATGGCTTGTTTTAAGGATGATTAGCTTTGTTTGCTTTCTTGTCTCAGTTGTTGGGGTCATTGGATCACTTCAAGGACTT GTGTCTGGCTGA
- the LOC133783504 gene encoding probable amino acid permease 7 isoform X1, with protein sequence MGGEGDEELSPFVESFSSFDNEDGAESNQLRKRNGTTWTAVAHIITGVIGAGVLSLAWSIAQLGWIAGPLFILVFALITIVSADLLSDCYRYSDPHLGLDQYRCSSYMEAVRLYLGEKWQYVCGVFLHQGLYGCGIAYTITAASSIRAIQRSNCYHDKGHEAACSYGDIQHMLVFGSIQIVVSQIPDFHNMTWLSVMAAVMSFIYSFIGFGLGFAKVIENGTIKGSIAGVPASNMANKLWSAFQALGDIAFAYPYTVILLEIQDTLKSPPAESQTMKKASVIAVILTTFFYLCCGCFGYAAFGNDTPGNLLSGFELFEPYWLVDFANACIVLHLVGGYQMFSQPIFAVSERWLSKNYSNSGFVKNFYCLKLPLLPLVQLNPMRICCRTAYVVSTTGIAMMFPYFNQVLGVLGAIGFWPLTIYFPLEMYFVRNKTQPWTRQWLVLRMISFVCFLVSVVGVIGSLQGLVSSKLG encoded by the exons ATGGGTGGGGAAGGAGATGAGGAGCTATCACCATTTGTGGAAAGCTTTTCTTCATTTGATAATGAAGATGGTGCTGAATCAAACCAGCTGCGCAAAAGAAATG GGACCACATGGACTGCAGTGGCACATATTATAACAGGAGTTATAGGAGCAGGAGTGTTATCACTCGCATGGAGTATAGCTCAGTTGGGATGGATTGCAGGTCCTTTGTTCATCTTAGTCTTTGCTCTCATCACCATTGTTTCTGCAGATCTTCTATCTGATTGTTACAGATACTCAGATCCTCATTTGGGGCTTGACCAAtatcgttgttcttcttataTGGAAGCTGTCAGATTGTACTTAG GGGAGAAATGGCAATATGTGTGTGGAGTGTTTCTGCACCAAGGCTTGTATGGATGTGGGATTGCCTATACCATTACAGCTGCCAGCAGCATCAG AGCAATTCAGAGGTCAAACTGCTACCATGATAAGGGACATGAGGCTGCATGTTCATATGGAGATATTCAACACATGCTTGTATTTGGATCTATTCAGATTGTAGTGTCACAGATACCAGATTTCCATAACATGACATGGCTTTCTGTTATGGCTGCAGTTATGTCTTTCATCTACAGTTTTATTGGATTCGGACTTGGCTTCGCTAAAGTCATAG AGAATGGAACAATTAAAGGGAGCATAGCAGGGGTTCCAGCCTCAAATATGGCCAACAAATTATGGTCAGCCTTCCAAGCACTTGGGGATATCGCCTTTGCCTATCCATACACGGTTATTCTTCTTGAGATTCAG GATACATTGAAATCACCTCCAGCAGAAAGCCAGACCATGAAGAAGGCTTCAGTGATTGCAGTCATCTTGACAACCTTCTTCTATCTCTGCTGTGGTTGCTTCGGATATGCAGCCTTTGGAAATGACACCCCGGGAAACCTCTTATCAGGATTCGAGCTTTTTGAGCCTTACTGGCTCGTCGATTTTGCTAATGCTTGCATTGTTCTTCACTTGGTGGGAGGATATCAG ATGTTCAGTCAGCCAATATTTGCAGTAAGTGAAAGATGGCTCAGCAAAAACTACTCGAACAGCGGATTTGTGAAGAATTTCTACTGCTTGAAACTGCCATTGCTTCCACTCGTACAACTTAATCCGATGAGAATATGTTGTCGAACAGCTTATGTAGTGTCGACCACAGGAATTGCcatgatgtttccttatttcAACCAAGTTTTGGGAGTGTTAGGTGCCATTGGCTTTTGGCCTTTGACTATATATTTCCCATTGGAAATGTACTTTGTTCGAAACAAGACTCAACCTTGGACAAGACAATGGCTTGTTTTAAGGATGATTAGCTTTGTTTGCTTTCTTGTCTCAGTTGTTGGGGTCATTGGATCACTTCAAGGACTTGTAAGTTCAAAACTTGGTTAA
- the LOC133783503 gene encoding probable amino acid permease 7: MGGEDEEQEYHSSSLVAPLTQPKNFSSSDHDDDFDDDGSNHHQIRTGSTWSGAAHIITGVIGAGVLSIAWSIGQLGWIAGPLAIIAFAAITFVSTFLLSDCYRYQHRRCPSYNHAVRFYLGEKWEHVSGVFVMLSLSGTAIAYIITSASSVRAIMKSNCYHKEGHEAECSYGDIVYMLLFGVVQIFMSQIPDYHNMAWLSIIAAIMSFSYSFIGFGLGFAKVIENGTIKGSITGIPASNIANKLWLAFQALGDIAFAYPYAVILLPIQDTLKSPPAENKTMKKASMVAIFVTTFFYLCCGCFGYAAFGNDTPGNLLTGFGFYEPFWLIDFANACIVLHLVGGYQIYSQPIFSVVEKWFIGKFPESGFVNNFHKVKLPFLPLLQLNSFRLCFRTAYVMSTTGVAMLFPYFNQVLGVLGALGFWPLAIYFPVEMYFIQKKIVAWSRQWIVLRTFSFFCFLVTVVGLIGSLQGLISAKLS, translated from the exons ATGGGTGGAGAAGATGAGGAACAAGAGTACCACTCATCATCACTAGTAGCACCCTTAACACAACCAAAAAACTTTTCTTCATCTGATCATGATGATGATTTTGATGATGATGGATCCAATCACCACCAAATAAGAACAG GGAGCACATGGAGTGGTGCAGCACATATAATAACAGGAGTGATAGGAGCAGGAGTGTTATCAATTGCATGGAGTATAGGTCAGTTGGGGTGGATTGCAGGTCCATTGGCTATCATAGCATTTGCAGCCATTACCTTTGTTTCGACTTTTCTTCTTTCTGACTGCTATAGATACCAGCATCGTCGCTGCCCTTCTTATAATCATGCTGTCAGATTCTATTTAG GGGAGAAATGGGAACATGTGAGTGGAGTGTTTGTGATGTTGAGCTTATCTGGAACTGCGATTGCCTATATTATCACATCAGCCAGCAGTGTCAG aGCAATTATGAAATCAAATTGTTATCATAAAGAAGGGCATGAGGCTGAATGTTCTTATGGAGATATTGTGTACATGTTGCTATTTGGAGTGGTGCAAATTTTTATGTCACAGATTCCAGATTACCATAACATGGCTTGGCTTTCTATCATTGCTGCTATCATGTCCTTTTCCTATTCTTTCATTGGATTTGGCCTAGGCTTTGCCAAAGTCATAG AAAATGGAACAATTAAAGGGAGCATAACAGGAATTCCAGCTTCAAACATAGCCAACAAACTATGGCTAGCCTTCCAAGCACTCGGAGACATCGCTTTCGCCTATCCATACGCGGTTATCCTTCTTCCGATTCAGGACACCTTGAAGTCTCCTCCAGCAGAGAACAAAACCATGAAGAAGGCTTCAATGGTTGCAATCTTTGTGACAACATTTTTCTACCTCTGCTGTGGTTGCTTTGGCTATGCAGCCTTTGGTAATGACACACCGGGGAACCTCCTAACCGGGTTCGGATTCTATGAGCCTTTTTGGCTCATAGACTTTGCCAATGCCTGCATTGTTCTGCACTTGGTGGGAGGATATCAG ATATACAGTCAGCCTATATTTTCAGTAGTTGAAAAATGGTTCATTGGGAAATTTCCAGAGAGTGGTTTTGTGAATAACTTTCACAAAGTCAAACTCCCATTTCTTCCTCTACTTCAACTCAATTCTTTCAGACTGTGCTTCAGAACAGCTTATGTGATGTCCACAACTGGAGTTGCTATGTTGTTCCCTTACTTCAACCAAGTTTTGGGAGTGTTGGGAGCCTTAGGTTTTTGGCCTCTAGCAATATATTTTCCTGTGGAGATGTATTTTATACAAAAGAAAATAGTGGCTTGGTCTAGACAATGGATTGTTCTTAGAACTTTTAGCTTCTTTTGCTTTCTTGTCACTGTTGTTGGCCTCATTGGATCCCTCCAAGGCCTTATTAGTGCCAAATTAAGCTAA
- the LOC133783504 gene encoding probable amino acid permease 7 isoform X3, translating to MGGEGDEELSPFVESFSSFDNEDGAESNQLRKRNGTTWTAVAHIITGVIGAGVLSLAWSIAQLGWIAGPLFILVFALITIVSADLLSDCYRYSDPHLGLDQYRCSSYMEAVRLYLGEKWQYVCGVFLHQGLYGCGIAYTITAASSIRAIQRSNCYHDKGHEAACSYGDIQHMLVFGSIQIVVSQIPDFHNMTWLSVMAAVMSFIYSFIGFGLGFAKVIENGTIKGSIAGVPASNMANKLWSAFQALGDIAFAYPYTVILLEIQDTLKSPPAESQTMKKASVIAVILTTFFYLCCGCFGYAAFGNDTPGNLLSGFELFEPYWLVDFANACIVLHLVGGYQMFSQPIFAVSERWLSKNYSNSGFVKNFYCLKLPLLPLVQLNPMRICCRTAYVVSTTGIAMMFPYFNQVLGVLGAIGFWPLTIYFPLEMYFVRNKTQPWTRQWLVLRMISFVCFLVSVVGVIGSLQGLS from the exons ATGGGTGGGGAAGGAGATGAGGAGCTATCACCATTTGTGGAAAGCTTTTCTTCATTTGATAATGAAGATGGTGCTGAATCAAACCAGCTGCGCAAAAGAAATG GGACCACATGGACTGCAGTGGCACATATTATAACAGGAGTTATAGGAGCAGGAGTGTTATCACTCGCATGGAGTATAGCTCAGTTGGGATGGATTGCAGGTCCTTTGTTCATCTTAGTCTTTGCTCTCATCACCATTGTTTCTGCAGATCTTCTATCTGATTGTTACAGATACTCAGATCCTCATTTGGGGCTTGACCAAtatcgttgttcttcttataTGGAAGCTGTCAGATTGTACTTAG GGGAGAAATGGCAATATGTGTGTGGAGTGTTTCTGCACCAAGGCTTGTATGGATGTGGGATTGCCTATACCATTACAGCTGCCAGCAGCATCAG AGCAATTCAGAGGTCAAACTGCTACCATGATAAGGGACATGAGGCTGCATGTTCATATGGAGATATTCAACACATGCTTGTATTTGGATCTATTCAGATTGTAGTGTCACAGATACCAGATTTCCATAACATGACATGGCTTTCTGTTATGGCTGCAGTTATGTCTTTCATCTACAGTTTTATTGGATTCGGACTTGGCTTCGCTAAAGTCATAG AGAATGGAACAATTAAAGGGAGCATAGCAGGGGTTCCAGCCTCAAATATGGCCAACAAATTATGGTCAGCCTTCCAAGCACTTGGGGATATCGCCTTTGCCTATCCATACACGGTTATTCTTCTTGAGATTCAG GATACATTGAAATCACCTCCAGCAGAAAGCCAGACCATGAAGAAGGCTTCAGTGATTGCAGTCATCTTGACAACCTTCTTCTATCTCTGCTGTGGTTGCTTCGGATATGCAGCCTTTGGAAATGACACCCCGGGAAACCTCTTATCAGGATTCGAGCTTTTTGAGCCTTACTGGCTCGTCGATTTTGCTAATGCTTGCATTGTTCTTCACTTGGTGGGAGGATATCAG ATGTTCAGTCAGCCAATATTTGCAGTAAGTGAAAGATGGCTCAGCAAAAACTACTCGAACAGCGGATTTGTGAAGAATTTCTACTGCTTGAAACTGCCATTGCTTCCACTCGTACAACTTAATCCGATGAGAATATGTTGTCGAACAGCTTATGTAGTGTCGACCACAGGAATTGCcatgatgtttccttatttcAACCAAGTTTTGGGAGTGTTAGGTGCCATTGGCTTTTGGCCTTTGACTATATATTTCCCATTGGAAATGTACTTTGTTCGAAACAAGACTCAACCTTGGACAAGACAATGGCTTGTTTTAAGGATGATTAGCTTTGTTTGCTTTCTTGTCTCAGTTGTTGGGGTCATTGGATCACTTCAAGGACTT Agttga